Within the Novosphingobium sp. SL115 genome, the region CAGCCCCGCACAGGAACTCGATGTGACCGTGGTGGGCAAGGTGTTGCGGCCCGGCAGCGGCTTGATCGTGCCATACACGGCTGGCTTCGGAAGTGATGCGGCCACGTACAAGAAGGCCGAAGCGATGAATGGCACGCTGGGGAAAGAGAAAACCCCGGTGCTGGCGCTGGGCACATTCCATATTCTTTGGCCAAAGCGGCCTGTGCTGGAAGCTGGCGCACCTGATGCCGATGCTGTCGCCAAGATCCGGCACTTTTCGCTCACCATAAATTCCCGCACGTTCGATCTGCATTTCGGTCCGCTGAAGGGTGTTATGGCCGAAATGGACAAATGCACCGCCAACCTGATGACAGGGTGGGGGCTGAACCCTCTCCAGCAGGCCAGTCTCATCAGCCCGCCCATTCCCGTGACCAGTCCTGCAGGCTGGTTGCGCAGTGGGGATTATCCGGCTGGTGCGCTCAGGAGCGGGGTAAGCAGCATGG harbors:
- a CDS encoding energy transducer TonB; this encodes MGRTFGAGDDQIELVMEKFSPAQELDVTVVGKVLRPGSGLIVPYTAGFGSDAATYKKAEAMNGTLGKEKTPVLALGTFHILWPKRPVLEAGAPDADAVAKIRHFSLTINSRTFDLHFGPLKGVMAEMDKCTANLMTGWGLNPLQQASLISPPIPVTSPAGWLRSGDYPAGALRSGVSSMVFFRLMVDADGSPASCHVQRGTMDASFQKLTCDLLMKRARFHPARDEKGGPVPSYYVESVRWLNRR